The following coding sequences lie in one Stenotrophomonas rhizophila genomic window:
- a CDS encoding methyl-accepting chemotaxis protein has translation MSALPLVAPRPPDPSRAPRPPALLQRLDGTVAVAAALLLAAGCGTALWQRQWGGSLTILVAAVLLAVLALRTRRQTQRWQRDLQQADAAARALAEQQQRAATVHTEDAQIHRALDVSRTAMMIADNDHVIRYVNRSVVTLLRNQQASLREAFPDFDVDTLVGSSIHRFHVNPDRIRAILNTLQQVHHGRVRIGPVHFAQVVTPVFDDHGERLGFAVEWHDRTAELQLETAVADIVAAAAKGDLDRRLPSAEGTASFLDGLTGGINQLLQSVGGTVGEVRRVLAALARGDLDQRMHGQFEGAFAAMQRDANATAEQLTAMVQRIQQCTGAIAQAAGEIASGNSDLSERTERQAAHLEETAASMEELTSTVRQNAEHARQASTLAQGAQDVAGRGSAVVGQVVTTMEAIQTASRRIGDITRVIDGIAFQTNILALNAAVEAARAGEQGRGFAVVASEVRTLAQRSAEAAKEIKGLIDASVEQVADGAHLAQDAGKTMAEIVGSVAAVSGIMAEISSASQEQASGIDQVNQTVVQMDDATQQNAALVEEASAAARLLEEQAAELSEAVAVFRHGQATQTAAPVRRAVAAVA, from the coding sequence ATGTCTGCCCTTCCACTTGTTGCGCCGCGCCCACCCGACCCTTCCCGCGCGCCCCGTCCGCCCGCCCTGTTGCAGCGCCTGGACGGCACCGTCGCGGTGGCCGCTGCGCTGCTGCTGGCCGCTGGCTGCGGTACGGCGCTGTGGCAGCGGCAGTGGGGGGGGTCGTTGACCATTCTCGTGGCCGCTGTGCTGCTGGCGGTGCTGGCGCTGCGTACCCGCCGGCAGACCCAGCGCTGGCAGCGCGATCTGCAGCAGGCCGACGCCGCCGCGCGTGCCCTGGCCGAGCAGCAGCAGCGGGCTGCCACCGTGCATACCGAGGACGCGCAGATCCACCGTGCACTGGATGTCTCGCGTACCGCGATGATGATCGCCGACAACGACCACGTGATCCGCTACGTGAACCGGTCGGTGGTGACCCTGTTGCGCAACCAGCAGGCCAGCCTGCGTGAGGCGTTCCCCGACTTCGACGTCGACACGCTGGTGGGCAGCAGCATCCACCGCTTCCACGTGAACCCCGATCGCATCCGCGCCATCCTCAACACGCTGCAGCAGGTGCACCACGGCCGTGTGCGGATCGGCCCGGTGCATTTCGCCCAGGTGGTGACGCCGGTGTTCGACGACCACGGCGAGCGTCTCGGCTTTGCCGTGGAGTGGCACGACCGCACCGCGGAACTGCAGCTGGAAACCGCCGTGGCCGACATCGTCGCGGCGGCCGCCAAGGGCGACCTGGACCGGCGCCTGCCGTCGGCCGAGGGCACGGCCAGCTTCCTCGACGGCCTCACCGGCGGCATCAACCAGCTGCTGCAGAGCGTGGGCGGCACCGTGGGCGAAGTGCGCCGCGTGCTGGCGGCGTTGGCCCGCGGTGACCTGGACCAGCGCATGCACGGCCAGTTCGAGGGCGCGTTCGCCGCCATGCAACGCGATGCCAATGCCACCGCCGAACAGCTCACCGCCATGGTGCAGCGTATCCAGCAGTGCACCGGCGCGATCGCGCAGGCCGCCGGCGAGATCGCCAGCGGCAACAGTGATCTGTCCGAGCGCACCGAGCGCCAGGCCGCGCACCTGGAAGAAACCGCCGCCTCGATGGAGGAGCTGACCTCCACCGTCCGCCAGAACGCCGAGCATGCGCGCCAGGCCAGCACGCTGGCCCAAGGCGCACAGGACGTTGCCGGCCGCGGCAGCGCGGTGGTTGGCCAGGTGGTCACCACGATGGAGGCCATCCAGACCGCGTCGCGGCGGATCGGCGACATCACCCGCGTCATCGACGGGATCGCGTTCCAGACCAATATCCTGGCGTTGAACGCGGCGGTGGAGGCAGCACGTGCAGGCGAGCAGGGCCGCGGATTCGCAGTGGTGGCCAGCGAAGTGCGCACCCTGGCGCAGCGCTCGGCCGAGGCGGCCAAGGAGATCAAGGGCCTGATCGATGCCTCCGTGGAGCAGGTCGCCGACGGCGCGCACCTGGCACAGGATGCCGGCAAGACCATGGCCGAGATCGTCGGCAGTGTGGCAGCGGTCAGCGGCATCATGGCCGAGATCTCGTCGGCATCGCAGGAACAGGCCAGCGGCATCGATCAGGTCAACCAGACAGTCGTGCAGATGGACGATGCCACCCAGCAGAACGCGGCATTGGTCGAAGAGGCCAGCGCCGCGGCACGCCTGTTGGAAGAACAGGCCGCCGAACTGAGCGAAGCGGTTGCGGTGTTCCGGCATGGACAGGCCACACAGACAGCAGCGCCGGTACGGCGTGCAGTTGCCGCCGTGGCCTGA
- a CDS encoding alpha/beta fold hydrolase: MTLQPFTLEVQGVHAAGLRAPQREGRRVLALHGWLDNAASFVPLAAQLPALDLVALDLPGHGHSAHLPPGTQYNTPGAICHVLDVADALGWDRFTLLGHSMGAGIASLTAAAAPERVERLVAIEALGGLRGPEDETAQRLRDHVRAARALPGRNLRVFADLAAPIRARMMANQLSEPCARLLVERGVKPVEGGYSWCSDPRLMLPTALRLSEAQIDNLLAAIECPTQVIYATPAQSYYPEPLRSQRIGLLRDGRLSVFPGTHHLHMEHPQVVAEVITGFLAG, translated from the coding sequence ATGACCTTGCAGCCCTTCACGCTGGAGGTGCAGGGCGTGCACGCCGCGGGACTGCGCGCGCCACAGCGCGAGGGCAGGCGGGTGCTGGCCCTGCACGGCTGGCTCGACAACGCGGCCAGCTTCGTGCCGCTGGCTGCCCAGCTGCCGGCACTGGACCTGGTGGCCCTGGACCTGCCCGGCCACGGCCACAGCGCGCACCTGCCGCCGGGAACCCAATACAACACGCCCGGCGCGATCTGCCATGTGCTGGACGTCGCCGATGCGCTGGGCTGGGACCGTTTCACCCTGCTCGGCCATTCGATGGGCGCCGGCATCGCCAGCCTCACCGCCGCCGCCGCGCCGGAGCGGGTCGAGCGCCTGGTGGCGATCGAAGCGCTCGGTGGCCTGCGCGGTCCCGAAGATGAAACCGCGCAGCGTCTGCGCGACCACGTGCGCGCCGCCCGTGCGCTGCCGGGCAGGAACCTGCGGGTGTTTGCCGACCTGGCCGCGCCGATCCGCGCACGGATGATGGCCAACCAGCTCAGCGAGCCCTGCGCGCGGCTGCTGGTGGAGCGCGGGGTCAAGCCGGTCGAGGGCGGCTACAGCTGGTGCAGCGACCCGCGCCTGATGCTGCCCACTGCGTTGCGCCTCAGCGAAGCGCAGATCGACAACCTGCTGGCGGCCATTGAATGCCCCACCCAGGTGATCTACGCCACGCCTGCGCAGTCGTATTACCCCGAACCCCTGCGCAGCCAGCGCATCGGCCTGCTGCGGGATGGCCGGCTGTCCGTGTTTCCCGGCACCCATCACCTGCACATGGAGCATCCGCAGGTGGTTGCCGAGGTGATCACCGGCTTCCTCGCCGGCTGA